A single window of Solea solea chromosome 9, fSolSol10.1, whole genome shotgun sequence DNA harbors:
- the si:ch211-198n5.11 gene encoding methylcrotonoyl-coenzyme A carboxylase 2 → MYRCTLRLAEQHWKCSVRCMSAVAKRRTSLPSAFPVLELPLQPFHQHVYEANLRNSNTCNKKFIELSEKVRKGGGQNSIERHTKRNRKLLVRDRLRLLLDDEDFLELSPFAGLNLPYGDIPSAGCLTGIGRICGLWCVFIANDATVKGGTAYPITVKKQLRAQDVATQNRLPCVYLVDSGGAFLPLQSEIFPDKNQGGRTFYNEAIMSAMKIPQVSVVCGSCTAGGAYIPTMAEETVMVHRIGTIFLGGPPLVKAATGEEVTPEDLGGAKLHAEVSGCVDHFAWEEKEAYTCTRNIISTLNFQLPEEEEQDEEKTRKRKAEEEPLYSSEELLGLAPRSYNYTLDVKMVISRLTDGSRFQEFKARYGTTLITGFAKIHGHLVGIVASNGELSYQAALKGSHFVQLCDQRDVPLLFLQNTAPTPALTRSVSKAEMNSNRLKAQGSMLSTVACASVPKITVVIGGCHGADSYAMCGRAFEPNFLFLWPNARVSMVAPGHAGSLLPSDAEQQQQQQQQQQQQQEDDMNKRLEEESSAFFSSARLWDDGVILPQDTRKVLRDCLDIIKQQQYQISTEKGQSALLRV, encoded by the exons GCTGGCAGAGCAGCATTGGAAATGTTCTGTCCGGTGTATGAGCGCTGTAGCAAAGAGAAGGACATCTCTGCCAAGTGCCTTCCCAGTGCTGGAGCTGCCCCTGCAGCCCTTCCACCAACATGTGTATGAGGCTAACCTTCGAAACAGCAACACCTGCAATAAGAA GTTCATAGAGTTGAGTGAGAAGGTGAGGAAAGGTGGAGGCCAGAACAGCATTGAAAGGCATACAAAGAGAAACAGGAAGTTGCTGGTCAGGGATCGTCTACGCCTCCTGCTAGATGATGAAGATTTTCTGGAGCTGTCGCCCTTTGCGGGTCTCAATCTGCCATATGGAGACATTCCTTCAGCTGGCTGCCTGACAG GTATCGGCAGAATCTGtggtctgtggtgtgtgttcaTTGCCAACGACGCCACGGTCAAAGGCGGCACAGCTTATCCGATCACAGTGAAGAAGCAACTAAGAGCTCAAGACGTAGCGACTCAGAACCGCCTGCCTTGTGTTTACCTGGTTGACTCTGGAGGAGCTTTCCTACCTCTGCAG TCTGAGATCTTTCCGGATAAGAACCAGGGAGGAAGAACTTTCTATAATGAAGCCATCATGTCTGCCATGAAGATTCCGCAG GTCTCGGTGGTGTGTGGGTCATGCACAGCGGGTGGAGCCTACATCCCCACAATGGCAGAGGAGACAGTGATGGTGCACCGAATAGGCACCATATTCCTGGGAGGACCACCACTCGTCAAGGCTGCTACAGGAGAGGAGGTGACACCAGAGGACCTGGGAGGAGCCAAACTTCATGCTGA AGTGAGTGGCTGTGTGGATCATTTTGCCTGGGAAGAGAAGGAGGCGTACACATGCACCAGAAACATCATTTCCACCCTCAATTTCCAGCTgcctgaggaagaggagcaggacgaggagaagacgaggaagaggaaagcagaggaggagccACTGTACAGTTCAGAGGAGCTTCTGGGTCTCGCTCCTCGGAGTTACAACTACACACTGGATGTTAAGAtg GTTATCAGTCGACTGACAGACGGGAGCCGCTTCCAGGAGTTCAAAGCTCGTTATGGAACCACGCTGATCACTGGGTTTGCAAAGATTCATGG GCACCTGGTGGGAATAGTAGCCAGCAATGGAGAGCTGTCGTACCAAGCCGCCCTGAAAGGGAGTCATTTTGTCCAGTTGTGTGACCAGAGAGACGTcccgctcctcttcctccagaaCACAGCGCCCACACCGGCTCTGACGCGCTCCGTGTCCAAG gcaGAGATGAATAGTAACCGTCTGAAGGCTCAGGGATCGATGCTGTCCACTGTAGCGTGCGCATCCGTGCCCAAAATCACTGTGGTGATCGGTGGTTGCCACGGTGCCGACAGCTACGCCATG TGTGGACGGGCCTTTGAACCAAATTTCCTTTTCCTGTGGCCCAATGCCAGAGTGTCAATGGTGGCTCCGGGTCAtgctggctctctgctcccctcggacgctgagcagcagcagcagcagcagcagcagcagcagcagcagcaggaagacgACATGAATAAGAGATTAGAAGAAGAGAGTTCagctttcttctcctctgccagGCTCTGGGACGATGGAGTTATTCTGCCTCAGGACACCAGGAAG